A genomic region of Xanthomonas campestris pv. phormiicola contains the following coding sequences:
- a CDS encoding AAA family ATPase, translated as MKSSASTPGLFAGDLPDPRLQQFRMRRLQVHNWGTFSGLTEIPIAARGFLFVGRSGSGKSTLLDAMSALLTPPSIVDFNAAAREAERSGRDRNLVSYVRGAWADQQDSESGEIATQYLRKGATWTALVLEYRNGEDRVVSLVRLFWIAGNGTAAADVRKHYMVAERAFDIAADLDGFDLDLRKLKQRLHDVHHFDSFAGYAERFRHQLGIGNEMALRLLHKTQSAKNLGDLNAFLRGFMLEEPKTFDAAERLVGDFAELDGAHQAVVTARRQVETLLPARGHHAELMAVRRQRSELDELKLGIDSYREQRRLALLDARLQELDTQDRGLAGEEGQRRAALENHQRRLDDLEAQRRAQGGERIDALERERGQQEAERDRRAGKRTRAEQACRQLEQVLAGSAQGFAEQAAQARAALEDGTRAAAELDEAIGQRIAGKAEDAKRFAEVRAEIDALKRNPSSIPAPLQALRARLSADTGVPEAALPFVGELLQVRSEDSDWRGAIERVLHGFAQSLLVDERHYADVADWVNRTHLGIRLVYYRVRDNEHALPGRAPAAGSLLHKLELREHAFAGWLRRELGKRFDYDCVDNAKALRHAERAITREGQVKHPGERYEKDDRHAVNDRRRWLLGFDNRDKLALFEEEGLALAQRIAACDADVAALRARRERDGARRLAQHTLANLAWDEIDVAAPLQRLDDIATALRQLREGDANLRALGEAIDLARGNVEQAERTYEGVRKERAKLEGERERWEKVRVGCADAGARILTPLQERGLGERVQGLGVLSLENLDAHFREITKVLEEQRTELITAQNRIEQLLLECFKRYCRAWPEDSGDFTVSVDSAEDFLARLQRLERDGLPQHEARFFDLLQSQSKNNLLALQRHTAEARKSIAQRLDEVNASLEQVPFNRGTLLTIELGDRRLPEVIEFHQRLRDVLGHHQTEQRELAEQQFAVLRELVRRLGSQDGEDKRWRELVLDVRLHVEFVGVELDAATRQQVEIYRSGAGKSGGQRQKLATTCLAAALRYQLGGEDGELPRYCAVVLDEAFDKADNEFTALAMNIFENFGFQMVVATPLKSVMTLEPFIGGACFVEISGRHDSGVLLIEYDEQARRLKLPERERGGAVPPESASESTPAEPARALTEKAPAPAVRRQPARRKR; from the coding sequence ATGAAATCCTCCGCTTCCACGCCGGGCCTGTTCGCCGGCGATCTGCCCGATCCGCGTCTCCAGCAGTTCCGCATGCGCCGCCTGCAGGTGCACAACTGGGGCACGTTTTCCGGCCTGACCGAGATCCCGATCGCCGCACGCGGTTTCCTGTTCGTCGGCCGTTCCGGCTCGGGCAAGTCGACCCTGCTCGATGCGATGTCGGCGTTGCTGACTCCGCCGAGCATCGTCGATTTCAACGCCGCCGCGCGCGAGGCCGAACGCAGCGGCCGCGACCGCAACCTGGTCTCCTACGTGCGCGGCGCCTGGGCCGACCAGCAGGACAGCGAATCGGGCGAGATCGCCACCCAGTACCTGCGCAAGGGCGCCACCTGGACCGCGCTGGTGCTGGAGTACCGCAACGGCGAGGACCGCGTGGTCAGCCTGGTGCGGCTGTTCTGGATCGCCGGCAACGGCACCGCCGCGGCCGACGTGCGCAAGCACTACATGGTGGCCGAGCGCGCGTTCGACATCGCCGCCGACCTGGACGGCTTCGACCTGGACCTGCGCAAGCTCAAGCAGCGCCTGCACGACGTGCACCATTTCGACAGCTTCGCCGGCTATGCCGAACGCTTCCGCCACCAGCTCGGGATCGGCAACGAGATGGCGCTGCGGTTGCTGCACAAGACCCAGTCGGCGAAGAACCTCGGCGACCTCAACGCCTTCCTGCGCGGCTTCATGCTCGAGGAGCCGAAGACCTTCGACGCCGCCGAGCGCCTGGTCGGCGATTTCGCCGAACTGGACGGCGCGCATCAGGCGGTGGTGACCGCGCGCCGCCAGGTCGAGACCCTGCTGCCGGCGCGCGGGCACCACGCCGAGCTGATGGCGGTGCGCCGCCAGCGCAGCGAACTGGACGAACTCAAGCTCGGCATCGACAGCTACCGCGAGCAGCGCCGGCTGGCGTTGCTGGATGCGCGGCTGCAGGAACTGGATACGCAGGATCGCGGCCTGGCCGGCGAGGAAGGGCAACGCCGCGCCGCGCTGGAGAACCATCAGCGGCGCCTGGACGACCTGGAAGCGCAGCGCCGCGCGCAGGGCGGCGAGCGCATCGATGCGCTGGAACGCGAGCGCGGCCAGCAGGAAGCCGAGCGCGACCGCCGCGCCGGCAAGCGCACCCGGGCCGAGCAGGCCTGCCGCCAGCTGGAGCAGGTGCTGGCCGGCAGCGCGCAAGGCTTCGCCGAGCAGGCCGCACAGGCACGCGCGGCGCTGGAAGACGGCACGCGCGCGGCCGCCGAACTCGACGAAGCGATCGGCCAGCGCATCGCGGGCAAGGCCGAGGACGCCAAGCGCTTCGCCGAGGTGCGCGCCGAGATCGATGCGCTCAAGCGCAACCCGTCCAGTATCCCGGCGCCGCTGCAGGCGCTGCGCGCGCGCCTGAGCGCCGACACCGGCGTGCCCGAGGCCGCCTTGCCGTTCGTTGGCGAGCTGCTGCAGGTGCGCAGCGAGGACTCGGACTGGCGCGGCGCCATCGAGCGCGTGCTGCACGGCTTCGCGCAATCGCTGCTGGTGGACGAACGCCACTACGCGGACGTGGCCGACTGGGTCAACCGCACCCATCTGGGCATCCGCCTGGTCTATTACCGGGTGCGCGACAACGAGCACGCCCTGCCCGGGCGCGCGCCGGCCGCCGGCTCGCTGCTGCACAAGCTGGAACTGCGCGAGCACGCCTTCGCCGGCTGGCTGCGCCGCGAACTGGGCAAGCGCTTCGACTACGACTGCGTGGACAACGCCAAGGCGCTGCGCCATGCCGAGCGTGCGATCACCCGCGAAGGCCAGGTCAAGCATCCCGGCGAGCGCTACGAGAAGGACGACCGCCATGCGGTGAACGATCGCCGGCGCTGGCTGCTGGGCTTCGACAACCGCGACAAGCTGGCCCTGTTCGAAGAGGAGGGCCTGGCGCTGGCGCAGCGCATCGCCGCCTGCGACGCCGACGTGGCCGCGCTGCGCGCGCGCCGCGAACGCGACGGCGCGCGGCGCCTGGCCCAGCACACCCTGGCCAACCTGGCCTGGGACGAGATCGACGTGGCCGCGCCGCTGCAGCGCCTGGACGATATCGCCACGGCGCTGCGCCAGTTGCGCGAGGGCGATGCCAACCTGCGCGCGTTGGGCGAGGCGATCGACTTGGCGCGCGGCAACGTCGAACAGGCCGAGCGCACCTATGAAGGCGTGCGCAAGGAGCGCGCGAAGCTGGAGGGCGAGCGCGAACGCTGGGAGAAGGTCAGGGTCGGATGCGCCGACGCCGGCGCACGCATCCTGACTCCGCTGCAGGAGCGCGGCCTGGGCGAGCGGGTGCAGGGCCTGGGCGTGCTGAGCCTGGAAAACCTGGACGCGCATTTCCGCGAGATCACCAAGGTGCTGGAGGAGCAGCGCACCGAGTTGATCACCGCACAGAACCGCATCGAGCAACTGCTGCTGGAGTGCTTCAAGCGCTACTGCCGGGCTTGGCCCGAAGACAGCGGCGACTTCACCGTCAGCGTGGACAGCGCCGAGGACTTCCTCGCCCGCCTGCAGCGCCTGGAGCGTGACGGCCTGCCGCAGCACGAGGCGCGCTTCTTCGACCTGCTGCAGAGCCAGAGCAAGAACAACCTGCTGGCGCTGCAACGGCATACCGCCGAGGCGCGCAAGTCCATCGCCCAGCGCCTGGACGAGGTCAATGCCAGCCTGGAGCAGGTGCCGTTCAACCGCGGCACCTTGCTGACCATCGAGTTGGGCGACCGCCGCCTGCCGGAAGTGATCGAGTTCCACCAGCGCCTGCGCGACGTGCTCGGCCACCACCAGACCGAGCAGCGCGAACTGGCCGAGCAGCAATTTGCGGTGTTGCGCGAGCTGGTGCGCCGGCTCGGGTCGCAGGACGGCGAGGACAAGCGCTGGCGCGAGCTGGTGCTGGACGTGCGCCTGCACGTGGAGTTCGTCGGCGTCGAGCTGGATGCCGCCACCCGCCAGCAGGTGGAGATCTACCGCAGCGGCGCCGGCAAGTCCGGCGGCCAGCGGCAGAAGCTGGCCACCACCTGCCTGGCCGCGGCGCTGCGCTACCAGCTCGGCGGCGAGGACGGCGAACTGCCGCGTTACTGCGCGGTGGTGCTGGACGAAGCCTTCGACAAGGCCGACAACGAGTTCACCGCGCTGGCGATGAACATCTTCGAGAACTTCGGTTTCCAGATGGTGGTGGCCACGCCGCTGAA